A DNA window from Gemella massiliensis contains the following coding sequences:
- a CDS encoding YebC/PmpR family DNA-binding transcriptional regulator has product MGRKWNNIKEKKAAKDANTSKIYAKFGREIYQAAKSGEPDPESNRNLKVVLERAKTYRVPKNIIDRAIEKAKGGSEENYDELRYEGFGISGTMIIIDTLTNNVNRTAAEVRTALGKNGGNLGVTGSVNYMFDNTAVIGVADKSADELLEILMEADIDARDIVEEEGLALVYGEPENFHEIQEALKSAGIEEFEVAEISMIPQNEVTLTEEDRVKFERMLDMLDDCDDVQQVYHNVNLD; this is encoded by the coding sequence ATGGGTCGTAAATGGAATAACATTAAGGAAAAAAAAGCGGCAAAGGATGCGAATACCAGTAAAATTTATGCGAAGTTCGGAAGGGAGATTTACCAAGCCGCAAAAAGTGGTGAGCCGGATCCCGAAAGCAACAGAAACTTAAAAGTTGTTTTGGAGCGTGCTAAAACTTATCGTGTTCCTAAAAACATTATTGACCGAGCTATAGAAAAGGCTAAAGGCGGCAGTGAGGAAAACTACGATGAACTGCGTTATGAAGGATTTGGCATAAGCGGGACAATGATTATTATTGATACGCTTACCAATAATGTTAATCGTACTGCGGCGGAAGTTCGTACAGCTTTAGGAAAAAATGGCGGTAATTTGGGTGTGACTGGTTCTGTGAATTATATGTTTGACAATACGGCTGTTATCGGTGTCGCAGATAAAAGTGCTGATGAATTGTTAGAAATCTTGATGGAAGCGGATATTGATGCACGTGATATCGTTGAAGAAGAAGGATTGGCACTCGTTTACGGAGAGCCTGAAAACTTCCACGAAATTCAAGAAGCATTAAAATCTGCCGGAATAGAAGAATTTGAAGTAGCTGAAATTTCTATGATTCCACAAAATGAAGTAACATTAACCGAAGAAGACAGGGTAAAATTTGAACGCATGTTGGATATGCTTGATGACTGTGACGATGTTCAACAAGTATACCACAATGTTAACTTGGATTAG